A portion of the Cryptomeria japonica chromosome 5, Sugi_1.0, whole genome shotgun sequence genome contains these proteins:
- the LOC131028886 gene encoding calcium-binding protein KIC, giving the protein MAEFQDFLPTMAEKLGGQDFMAELCNGFRLLADPQLGVITLESLRKNSAALGLDSLTDSELQAMVQEGDLDCDGALNQNEFCVLMIRLSPSFMDEAEKWLEMALVQEFEETMRSCNN; this is encoded by the coding sequence ATGGCGGAGTTCCAGGATTTCTTGCCAACAATGGCGGAGAAATTGGGGGGACAGGATTTTATGGCGGAATTGTGTAATGGGTTTCGGCTTCTAGCAGATCCCCAATTGGGCGTGATTACTTTGGAAAGCCTGAGGAAAAATTCTGCTGCTTTGGGGTTGGATTCTTTGACGGATTCAGAACTCCAGGCGATGGTGCAGGAAGGAGATCTGGATTGTGATGGGGCTCTGAATCAAAATGAATTTTGTGTGTTGATGATTAGATTGAGCCCTTCTTTCATGGATGAGGCTGAGAAATGGCTTGAGATGGCTCTGGTTCAGGAATTTGAGGAAACCATGAGGTCTTGTAACAATTAA